The Kineococcus rhizosphaerae region AGGGTCACGGCGGCCACCACACCGCTGCCCAGCGGACCGAAGCGGCCCAGGGGGACCAGGACGGGCAACGCCCCCAGGGCCGTGGTCGCGGCGCCGAAGACCCACGGCGCGGTCGGCAGGACACCGGCGAGGAAGACGCGTCGGCGCAGCGTCCGGCGCAGCGTCGAGGGGGCCGCCGCACCGCCGGCCCGGCCGTTGCGCGCGCGCGGGAGCCGGACGGCAGCCGTCGGGGTCCCGGTCCGCCGGGTGGTCTCCGACGTCGTCCAGACCAGCGGCAGCGCGATCAGGACCAGCACCACCTGCAGCGCGTAGGCGGCGGGACGCAGGGACGGGGACGCCTGCACGATCGCGCCGGAGACCAGCGGCCCCACGGCGAACCCGGCGGTCAGGGCAGTGCTGGCTCGCAGCGCCCCGCGACCCGGGCGGCTGCCGGCGCCGGCCCGGCCCTCGTCCTCGGCGGCCTGCGTCAGCTCCTTGATCCACGCGGTGGCCGGGGCGAAGGCAGCCCCCGCGCTGAGGCCGACGACCACCCGCCCCACCAGCAGCAGGCCGAAGCGGTCCGCGGCCACCGCCAGGACCGCGGTGCCCAGCACCGACAGGAGCAGCGCGGCGATCAGGACCACGCGGCGGCCCAGCCGGTCGGCCACGCGGGCCATGACCAGCACGGCCGGGATGAGCCCGAGGGCGTACGCGCCGAACAGCCCGGTCACCTGCACCGGGCTCAGCGCGCCGCGGTAGGTCTGCAGGATGGCGGCGAACATGTTCGCGCCCCACGCCACGGCGAGGGTGGCGGCTGCGGGGCGCAACCACCGGCGGGCGGAGGGCTGCGCGCGGGGCAGGAGGCGGGGTGCGGCGCGGTGGCCGGCTCGTGCGAGGGGCGCTGAACCGCTGGGCGAGCTCGTCGGGGGCATGTCGACAACGTAGCCGCCAATAGACCGGTCGTCTAGTTCGAGACGACCGGTCTACCGACTGCTACGATCGGCGTCATGGCCACTTGCCTCGCCGACCCGGACGGTC contains the following coding sequences:
- a CDS encoding MFS transporter, coding for MPPTSSPSGSAPLARAGHRAAPRLLPRAQPSARRWLRPAAATLAVAWGANMFAAILQTYRGALSPVQVTGLFGAYALGLIPAVLVMARVADRLGRRVVLIAALLLSVLGTAVLAVAADRFGLLLVGRVVVGLSAGAAFAPATAWIKELTQAAEDEGRAGAGSRPGRGALRASTALTAGFAVGPLVSGAIVQASPSLRPAAYALQVVLVLIALPLVWTTSETTRRTGTPTAAVRLPRARNGRAGGAAAPSTLRRTLRRRVFLAGVLPTAPWVFGAATTALGALPVLVPLGRFGPLGSGVVAAVTLGTGILVQPVAQRLVRRGPTVPLQVGTAAVVLGMLTAALTVATASRPLLLLSAVVLGSAYGLLLTGGLGVVHSIAAPQDAATVTGVFYALTYLGFAAPVLVPALSRLWSAPLVLVAAAVFALLSLAATVFARPTRLSHRA